The window TGATAAAACCTGTGTCTCCCATATACTTTTTGAATTCCTGGAGTATCAGGTAAGAGATGAGATTGAATTTTTGCAGAAGTATGAGGAGCGGCTGGGAGAAATGGAAGACCGGATCATGAGCGGCAGAAGAGACCGGAGCGATGTTCCAGGAGCTATACTAAAGGCGAGAAAGGAGCTGGCAAGGATATCCTCCTATTATGGCCAGCTTTTGAATATCAGCCAGACCCTGACAGAAAATTACAATGGCCTGTTAAAGGATGAGGAATGTGCCTTGTTCCACCTGTTTTCCGGCCGTATGTCAAGACTCTCGGAGTACGGGAAGGAGCTGAGAGAATATGCGCTGCAGATACGGGAAATGTACCAGGTACACATGGATATGAAGCAGAACCATGCGCTGTCCTTTCTCACCATGGTGACCGCCATTTTCATGCCCCTTACGCTGATTGCCGGCTGGTATGGCATGAATTTTAAAAACATGCCGGAGCTTAACTGGGATTATGGCTATCTGGTCTGTGTGGGAGCCAGCATTTTGATCCTCCTGGGAGAGATATGGTATTTTAATAAGAACGGGTGGCTAAAGAAATAGAAAGCAAAGATTATAAATTTTACTGAATGTAAAAAAACATAAAAAATTAAAACCATGTCCCTTGACACTCAAAAAGAACTCTGCTATAATATACATTTGTGTGAAGCGAGAGGATGAAGGTCTGAAACGTGCCTGCTACCTCTCGTTTTGTTTGCGAAAAGTGTGTGCGAGGCCGACGGCAACATGGGAACCCGGTTGGCCGTAAGAAAGGATCAAGCATTTATGGAAACAGTTAGATTTGATGAATTACAGTTAGATGAAAGAATTCTGCGGGCAGTAGCGGATATGGGATTTGAAGAGGCATCCCCCATTCAGGCCCAGGCCATTCCGGTCCAGGCAGAGGGCAGGGATATTATTGGCCAGGCTCAGACAGGAACCGGAAAAACGGCAGCCTTTGGTATCCCTCTGTTACAGAAAGTTGACCCTAAGGTGAAAAAGCTTCAGGCGGTTGCCCTCTGTCCTACCAGAGAGCTTGCCATTCAGGTGGCAGATGAAATCCGCAGGCTTGCAAAATATATGCATGGTGTTAAGGTTGTTCCCATTTACGGGGGACAGGATATTGTAAAACAGATTCGTTCTTTGAAAGACGGCACCCAGATTATCATTGGAACTCCGGGACGCGTGATGGACCATATGCGCAGAAAGACCGTGAAATTCGATCATGTTCATACGGTGGTCATGGATGAAGCTGATGAAATGCTGAATATGGGCTTTCTGGAGGATATGGAAACTATTTTAAGCCAGCTTCCAGAGGAGAGGCAGACAGTTATGTTCTCCGCTACCATGCCTTCAGCCATCATGGAAATCGCCAGAAAGTTCCAGAAGGATCCGGTGACTGTTAAGGTGGTGAAGAAGGAGCTGACTGTTCCAAAGGTGACCCAGTATTATTATGAGGTAAAGCCAAAGAGCAAGGTAGAGGTTATGTGCCGTCTCCTTGACATGTATGCTCCAAAGCTGTCTGTTGCCTTCTGCAACACCAAGAAGCAGGTAGACGAGCTTGTACAGGCTCTTCAGGGACGGG of the Lacrimispora indolis DSM 755 genome contains:
- a CDS encoding magnesium transporter CorA family protein, which translates into the protein MRYRLKKRLVPVGADEMIPEGEALVEIMTKEEYWKTYHTRYEDHLLMRNLEKAQYCRADLLKDCAIGTLVIPIKKELLGRPAVFGYYMDRNRLIFIDNSGEAERMLHEMERIQIFDKTCVSHILFEFLEYQVRDEIEFLQKYEERLGEMEDRIMSGRRDRSDVPGAILKARKELARISSYYGQLLNISQTLTENYNGLLKDEECALFHLFSGRMSRLSEYGKELREYALQIREMYQVHMDMKQNHALSFLTMVTAIFMPLTLIAGWYGMNFKNMPELNWDYGYLVCVGASILILLGEIWYFNKNGWLKK